GTGTTGTTGAATGGCGGCGGCCATATCGACTATCGAGTGCGATAATTCGTCGATTTCGATAATGATGCTGTCGGCGACAGCAACTTCGTCGAAATGCCTGTGTTTGATTTTGTCGTTTTCCCGGGCCAGACTTTTGATTGGCCGCACAATGGGCGACGCGAACAGCCAGGACACCGGCAACAGCAGCAACAGACAAGCGATGGAGACCAACAGGGAAATCATCACTTTGTGCAAGCTTTCGGCCAGCACCTTGGCAGCCGGAACCACCGCGGCAAAATATTCGGGCCGGCCGCCTTGCGGATTCAAGCGGGTGATATATACAAAATGCTCTTTACCGTTAATGTCGGTTTTGAAAAAACGGTCGCCGCTGTTATCGGTTTCCGCCCGCGGTAGTAATTGCGCATACGGCACCACGGCTAAATCGTTATCGGTTTCTTCGGCCTTGCGTTGCCCGAACCATTTTGCTTCCAGCATCCGTATTTGCGCCGGGGGGATGGCAGCCAATGCTTGGTCCAAGATAGACGCCAACTCGGTATGGCCTTTGTCGATCAATAAGGTCAATTCTTCCGGCAGCGCCAAATCCGTTTTTTCGAAATGTTCGTTGAAACGTAAGTGTTCGATGAAATATTGGTTGGCGGTGTAACGCAATATCGCCGCGGCGTCCAGTGTGGCAAAGGCTTTACCGGATATCACGGCCTCCAGGGATTCGCGGGTGGAACCGGTCTCCAATAACGTTATATTGGGATAAGCCTCGCGCAAGGTCCGGATAGTCGACCAGCCCGCCGGTATAGCCAGCACTTTGCCGTTCAATTCATCGAGTCGGGTGACCGCTGCCACATCGTCTCGGGTTACCAGCGCATCCGGCAGCCGCAGAATCGGCCGGCTCAACAAGCCGAGCTCCCGATTGGCCGATGTCGGTACCACCGGCTGCAGGATGTCCAGCTCGCCGTTCTTGAACATGTCTAATAATTCCGGCCAAGTGTAGCCATTGATAAACTCGATGTGCAGGCCGGTCATGTCCGCCAGTAATCGGATCAGGTCGACGGCATAGCCCTTCGGTTCGCCGGATACCGCATAATCGATAGGCGGCCAATCCATTTCATTGGAGATACGAACCTTGCCCAAATCGGCCAAATACTGTTTTTGCGGTTCGCTCAACGGTACGGCTGTCGCGGCGAGTTGTTTCGCGCCATTACTTATGCGGTTGGTGGCGACGATTTCGCCGCCTTGCTGGTAGATGTACATTTCACCGTCGTTACTCAACGGCAGTTTAGATAGATAATCGGACAGCGAGGATAAGGCGATATCGACGGCCAACACGGCTTGGGTGCTTGGAATCACTGTCGAATAGGTTTGTCCGGGGGCTTGTAGGTGCTGAAACAAATAAGGCGGCGTTTTTTCGACAGAACCGGCCACGGCCTGCCGATACCAGGGACGCTCGCGGGGATCGTAATCGTTGCGTTCGCGGCGGCTGGTCCGTAGGTTGAACGCATCGTCGTAATAAGCAAAGCCGCGAAAACGGCCGTCTTTGTCGGTTTCCACCGAGATGACCACCCAACGGTCGTCCGGCAATGCCTTAAGTTGGCTGCGAACCAGCGGGCTGGCGTCCAAATTGACCAGTTCATAGAAATTGCCGTCGCTAAAGCCGACATAAATCGCATACAACAGGGGATTGGCGCGCATCACTTCGGCAAATACTTCCCGAGCTTCGGCGTTGATTCGGTTGCTTTTAACCAATTCCGGAAACCGCGCCAGAATAGCGGTGCTTTGACCTGCTTTACCGTCGATCGCCGCCAAATAATCCCGCGTGCCTGCCGCGGTCAGGCGATATTGGCCCAAGGCACCGTCCACCGCCATCTGCCGGCTGAAATGGTATTGCAAGCCGATCGCCACGGCTGCGGTCAGTATTGTCGCCAAAACGAATATGCTGACCACGGTCAGGCGAATGGAAAATCTGAGTTTTTTCACAATCGGTAATGGTGGAACCCGTTCAACGCACTATGGAAGAAGCGATTATTAGATAACGTTATAAAGTATTCGCTGTGATCGAGAATCTAACAAGATGGATGTTAAAACAATCCGCTGCGAGTGAATGTTAGCATAGCCGCGGAATATGGGGCGGTTTACAACCAGTATGTAAAGCCGGTTACGCGGATTTACGCAAGGCTGAATTTGCGGGGCGGCGCCTAACGAGTCTTCTTCTAACCGCTTCTTTTCCAAGAACGACAGGCATTTCCGCGTATTGAATGAAGCTAATGAATAATCCTTTTAGAAATAGTAAATTAACGATAAGTTGGCCAGAGGAGGTTGGAGTAATGCCGGTGCTGTGTGATAATTCAGGCGCTACCCATTGGACAACCATATAGGATGTAGAGAAACACCATGGCAAACGATACGTTGCTGATAAAGCACAGCGGTACCGGCAAACAAGTCGAATACCCACTTTTAAAGAGCACTCTAGGTGCCGATACCGTGGAGATCCGCAATCTCTACAGAGATTTGGGTTGCTTCACGCACGACCCTGGCTTTGTAGCCACGGCAAGTTGTACCAGCAAGATCACCTATATCGATGGTGATAACGGTATTTTGTTATATCGCGGCTATCCGATAGAGCAACTGGCCGAGCATTGCGAGTTTACCGAAGTGGCTTATTTGCTGATGCACGGCGAATTACCCAACGAACGGGAGTTGCTGGATTTTGATCTTGAAATCAGCGATAGAGCCATTATTCACGAATCGTTGCGTAAGTTCTTCGACGGTTTTCATTACGATGCCCATCCAATGGCCATGTTGGTAGGCGTGGTCGGCTCTCTTTCCGCTTTTTACCATAGCGAAATGAACATCAAGGATCCGGTGCAACGCTTGCGGGCGGCAACCCGCATGATAGGCAAAATGCCCACAATCGCCGCCGCATCCTATCGCCATTCGGTCGGTCGGCCGTTTGTCTATCCGCGTATGGATTTAAACTATTGCGAAAACTTTTTGAACATGATGTTTTCGCGCTCGTCGCAAAATTATATCGATCAGGATCACTATATCGATCAAGACTTTGTCAAAGCCTTGAATTTGTTATTCATCCTGCACGCCGACCATGAACAAAACGCCAGCACGTCGACCGTGCGCCTCGCTGCCAGCACGGGCGCCAATCCCTATGCCTGCGTGGCGGCGGGTATTGCCGCGCTTTGGGGGCCCGCGCATGGCGGCGCCAACGAGGCGGTTCTGAACATGCTGGCGGAAATCGGCAGCGTGGATAACGTCCCCAAATATATTGCCAAAGCAAAGGACTCTGAAGACCCGTTCCGCCTGATGGGCTTTGGTCACCGCGTCTATAAAAATTTCGATCCTCGCGCCACCATTATTCGAAAAACCTGTCACGAAGTGCTGAGCAAAACCCAGACAAACGATCCGCTGTTCGAGTTGGCATTGGCGGTTGAAGAGCACGCCTTAAAAGATGAATACTTCATCGAAAAGAAACTCTACCCCAATGTGGATTTCTATTCCGGCATCATTTACAAGGCTTTGGGTATTCCGGTCGATATGTTTACGGTTATGTTTGCGATTGCCAGGACCTCCGGCTGGGTAGCGCACTGGCTGGAAATGATGGAAGAAGCCTCTACGCCTATCAGCCGCCCGAGACAGTTATATGTTGGCCCGGCCCAGCGCGATTTAGCAGCCATCAAAAATCGTTGAGTGTCTACACTGCAGATGACCGATCAAAACGCACCCGAAACAGATAAGCGCTCGACCATCCTGGAGGATCAGGATGCGCCGCGTGTCGAGCAGCATCAGGTGGTAACAGAGCTTAACGGCCCGAAAGGGCCGGAACCCACGCGTTACGGCGATTGGGAACGAAAGGGGCGCTGCGTCGATTTCTAGGCAGCGTTATTCAAATCAAGTATAGGGTAAACCATGTCAGCCAACCGACCACTTTCTCCCCACCTGCAAGTTTATCGTTTGCCCTTAACCGGACTAATTTCCATCACGCATCGCATGACCGGCGTGCTGCTATCGATGGGGTTGGTGTTATTTGTCTATGTACTGTTTGCCATTGCCGCCGGTGAAGCAACTTATCTGGCGATGCAGGATTTTATGTCGTTCTGGCTCTTCAAGCTGGTGTATTGGGGGTTTATTTATTCGCTGTTCTTTCATTTATGCCATGGCACCCGCCATTTGATCTGGGATGTAGGCAAAACTTTCGATCGAGCCACCTTGGATAAATACGCACTGATCGAGCTGGCCTGTTCCGCAGGTTTGACAGTTGTCACTTTTCTACTGCTTTAACCGGAGCACCGCATGGATTTCAAATTATTGCTCGCTAAATCCGCCGATTGTTTTTCCGTTCATAATGCCACCGGCCATTTTTGGTACCAGCGGGTCACGGCTCTCGCGCTGATTCCTTTGTCGGTTTGGTTACTGTTGCTACTCGATAAAGCACTCTCCGCACCTTACGCGGATACAGTGGCTTGGTTGACATCACCGATCAACGCCTTGGCTATCGTTGCCTGGACGGCCGCCGTTATTTTTCACGCGGCACTCGGCGTGCAAGTTGTCATCGAAGATTACGTTTCCACGCTGTCTATCCGGCATTTGGCGATTCGTGTTACTAATTTGATTTTTCTCGGATTGGGCATTGCGGCGTTAGTTGCAATTTTTTTCATTCTTATGGACAGGTAACCCATGGCCTCAGCGTATAACATCATCGAACACCAACACGACGTAGTAGTGGTTGGTGCGGGCGGCGCCGGCTTGCGCGCCACATTCGGCATGGTGGAAAAAGGCCTTAAGACTGCTTGTATCACCAAGGTTTTCCCTACCCGCAGCCATACGGTTGCCGCGCAAGGCGGCATCAGCGCGGCTTTGGGCAATATGGGCGAAGACGACTGGCGTTTTCATATGTACGACACCGTCAAAGGCTCGGACTGGCTGGGCGACCAGGACGCCATAGAATACATGTGCCGCGAGGCGATTCCGGCGATTATCGAACTGGAGCATTACGGCGTGCCGTTTTCCAGAACGCCGGAAGGCAAGATTTATCAGCGCGCTTTCGGCGGCATGTCGACCCACTACGGCAAAGGCCAGGCTCAACGTACCTGCGCCGCCGCTGACGTGACGGGTCACGCCATTTTGCACACGCTGTATCAGCAGGCGTTAAAACATAAAGCGGAATTCTTCGTCGAGTACATTGCGTTGGACCTGATCATGGAAGACGGCGAATGCCGAGGCGTACTGGCTTGGTGTCTGGATGACGGCTCTATTCATTTGTTTCGTGGACACCAGACGGTGTTGGCAACCGGGGGTTACGGCCGTACCTTCCTGTCTTGCACGTCGGCCCACACCGTAACCGGCGACGGCAACGGCATGGCCTTACGTGCGGGATTACCGTTGCAGGATATGGAATTCGTGCAATTCCATCCTACCGGTATTTACGGTTCCGGCTGCCTGATGTCTGAAGGTGCGCGCGGGGAAGGGGGATATCTGACTAACTCGGAAGGCGAAGCCTTTATGGTTCGCTATGCGCCGCATGTAAAGGATCTGGCGTCGCGCGATGTGGTGAGCCGGGCGATTACCGTCGAACTGAACGAAGGGCGCGGTGTGGGTCCGAAAAAAGATCACGTCTATTTACATCTGGAGCATCTTGATCCTGCCATTATTCACGAACGCTTGCCGGGTATTACCGAAACCGCGCGTATTTTTGCCGGTGTTGACGCGACCAAGCAACCGATTCCAGTGCTGCCGACCGTGCATTACAACATGGGCGGCATTCCAACCAATTACAAAGCCGAAGTCGTTACCTTAAAAGACGGTAATCCGGATTACGTAGTGCCCGGGTTGATGGCGATCGGCGAGACGGCCTGCGTGTCGGTGCACGGCGCCAATCGCCTGGGTTCCAATTCTTTACTGGATTTGGTGGTGTTCGGGCGGGCGGCGGCGATTCGTTGCACCGAATTGATCAAACCCGGCATGCCGCATAAACCGTTGGCAACGGACGCCACTGACAAGGCCCTGACCCGATTCGACAAAATCCGCCATGCCAATGGTAGTCGTACAACAGCCGAGATTCGCCTGGATATGCAAACCACCATGCAATCCAAGGCAGCTGTATTTAGAACTGAAAAAACCTTACAGGAAGGTATTCAGCGCATGGGTGAGGTGGCTGCTTCGTTCGAGGATGTCAAAGTCGGCGACAAATCGCTTATCTGGAATACCGATCTGGTGGAAACCTTGGAGCTGGACAATCTGCTGGGACAGGCCCAGGTTACCATCACGGCGGCCGGCAATCGCCAGGAGAGCCGAGGCGGTCATGCCCGCGAGGACTTCCCTAAACGCGACGATGAAAACTGGATGAAGCACACGCTGACTTGGCGGGAAAACAATCAAGTCAAAATCGATTGCCGGCCCGTGCACCTGTATACATTGACCGACGAAGTCGACGTTGTTGCACCAAAAGAGAGGGTTTACTAATGGTTGAATTTACACTGCCTCAAAATTCGGTGGTAAAAAAAGGTAAAACCTTTAAAGCCAAGGGTGCAACCAATATTCGCAATTTCGAGGTGTATCGATGGGACCCTGATTCGGGCGAAAACCCGCGTATCGACACCTATGAAATCGATATGGATCATTGCGGCCCGATGGTACTGGATGCCATTTTAAAGATCAAAAATGAAATCGACAGCGGTCTGACCTTTAGGCGATCCTGCCGGGAAGGCGTGTGCGGTTCCTGCGCCATGAACATCAACGGTAAAAACACTTTGGCTTGCACCAAAGCGATTGCCGATTATAACGGTACGGTTAAAATTTTCCCGCTGCCGCATATGTCGGTGATTAAAGATTTGGTCGCGGACATGACGCATTTCTTCGATCAATACACTTCAATCAAACCCTGGCTAACCAATGATGCCGAACCTCCAGCAGACGGCGAACGCCTGCAAAGCAGGGAGGAGCGAGCCAAACTGGATGGCTTATACGAGTGCGTGCTGTGCGCTTGTTGTTCGACCAGTTGCCCCAGTTATTGGTGGAACAGCGATAAATATCTGGGGCCGGCCATTTTGTTGCAAGCCTACCGTTGGCTGGCGGATAGCCGCGATACCAACGATCAGGAACGCTTGGACGAGCTGAATGAGTCGTTCAAACTGTACCGCTGCCATACCATCATGAATTGCACCGATACCTGTCCGAAAGGCCTCAATCCGGCCAAAGCCATTGCCGAGATCAAGAAACAATTGGTTCAGCGCGACCATTCATGAGTGAGCTTAACAAGCTGCGCTGGCGTTGCCGGCGCGGCACCTTGGAATTGGATTTAATGCTGACTCGCTATCTGGAAAATGGTTTCCTGTCGGCGAAACCGGAAGAACAGCAGGCTTTTTTGCAACTGCTGGATTGTGAAGATACCGACTTAATGCATTTTTTGATGGGGGAGGGCGTACCCACACATTCCGCGCTGGCTGCTCTTGTTGGTAAGATCCGGATACTACCTGTTCGGCAATGACTGTTTATCGAGCATGATCCGTTGGATTTGGAGGTCAGTCATGCCCACACTTATATTACCGAAGACTATTCTTTTCCTTTCGCTTTTGAGTTTATCCGGCTGTAGCGCGCTAGAGACAGCACCGCGTCTGAGTCAGTTGGGCCGCATCGATGATTTCCAACTTCCTCTTACCCTTACCCCGTCGGTCGATTCATTGGCGTTCGCCGATTGCATGGCGCCGGCAACGGCGAAAGTCAAACTGGGCTTCGGTCACTTGGTTGGAAAATTAAGAGACCAAGCGGAAAATGGCGTGTTATTGAACCAATTAGGTTTGTTGGAAAAACCGAATCTTGCGGAACATGCCCTGCAAACCGGCACACATTTACGCGACTTAATCGACCATTTCACGACCAATCTTACTATTTCCGATCGGGTCGGCATACCGGGCAGCGGTATCGGTGAAAAGATTCACCAAAAAGCCGAAAAAATTGCTGAATACATCCAGCAGCATCCGCTCGATTCGGAACAAGACCTGCAATTGCTGAAAAAGCTTAGTCGTGCCTATTTAAAGGCTTATTTCATTAAGCCAGTGGATTTTAATCGTCTGCAAAGCGACGACGAAAAAAACCTGCGCGCGGAGATCGCGTCTATTTTGAAACGCAATCCTAACGACCCCAAAGTGAATGCCTTGTTAGAAACGCTGCAGCCCAAGCTAAAACCCGCCACGCTAAAAATTGCCGGCTTTATCGACCGCGACGGTAGCCAGTTCGGTTTTTCGGGAATTTCCACCAGTGCGGATAGTTTGAAAGTGGATCATAGCCAAATCGGCGCCGATGTAATGCGCATCTTTCTGGATGCCCTGCGCGATACCTTGGTGCCGTTACCCGTGTTAGCGTACTCGACTGCTGGAGAGCAGCAAGCCGAATTCGATGTGATGACCTTCCAAACTGCGGATCAACCCATCAGTTTCGACTGGCACACGGACAGACATGATCATTCCAAGACGATACACTTAAGTATAACCGCGCAACAGTTCGAATACATCCAGGCACTGGCCAAGCAAGCGGAAGCATCCGCGGCCAGTAGCGTCGGCAAAGCCATTCGCGGCGGCGCGGTGGGTTCTTTGAATAACGAAGCAATAGCCCGGCAATTGGAAACCGCTGCCGGCGTTTTGGCGAGACACGCGGCCGAGCGTTCTCAATGGTGTTTATTGGCGCAAGGACAGTTGTAAGGCTATACAGCCATCTATTTGAGATGCCGGCACAGGCAGGCCGTTGATCTCTCTTCGAATAACCATTGATGAGAAGCTGTAATTGCGTTACTTGATTTCTTTCGAGAGCGGCGGCACACCGCTTTAAATCAATTTTCAATTTGCTTTGCCAGCTGGCAACATCGACAGTCTAAATTCGGTTGATCACGTCCTTAGGCGATTTCCCGCGAAAAAAATACCCAACTGGCTAGCCTTTTTGTCCATCCACGGCAGATCAAAAAAGGTTACATAGCACAACTATGCGCCCTTTTTTACTCTTTGTAGCTGAACAAAAATTCGGCGCCATTGGGGTACATTTATTCTTGACAATCGCCTTAATTGTCGCAATTAATCACTGAATTGCTGGTGCAATAATCCCAAACTCACGGGAATTCGGCAAATAAAGGGCAGGCTGTAATTCAAATCATGGATTCAGCTAATATTCACCAACAATCCGTCGTTGTCACGCCCGTGCCGGTATATCCGCGCGCTCCAGTATTCGTCAAAGTTAATTCGCCGCATTTATCACCGGATTGGGCGCCTGTGCGGGTTGCCTGTAATGTGAATGTGGTGTCGGTCGCAGTTATAGTTAGGTTGTAATATGCCGTACCTCCGTCAACGGGGCTCTGGGTGGCATATATGGTTGGTTTGTCATCTGCATCCGCAGCACCCAAATAGCTATTGGTTTCCGTAAAGTGCCTTTCCATGGCGTTGGCCAATCCAAGTAGGGCACCTTGCGCATCACGGCGGCGGGATTTCATAACGCTGTCTTGGTAGGACGGATATGCGATACCGGCCAGTATTCCAATCACGGCCACAGCAATCATTAATTCGATAAGAGTAAATGCTTTTTGAGTTTTCATGCTTATATAAATTTGCTCAATTTATTTAAATTATATGGAATCTTTTAAAGGTTATCTTTACCGAAAAATTAACGCAATTGATGCCAGGAAAGGCGGCCGCCGCTGAGTGGCGCCGATTCCGTAGTGCTTTCCAATGAGCCGGACGAACCGCTGGTGTATTTATATTCAACGCTTCCGGCACTTACTATCCCCGGTGTTTTTACAATTCCGACTTTTGATTTTTTGCCAGAGGCTGAGGTAGATGCGTCGCTGGTGTTAAGAACATTATCGTTGTTAGTATCAAGAAGTCTGACTAAATCGTCGCTGTTAATCAATCCATCGCCGGTCAAATCGAACGGAGTTTCATTCAAACGATTTCCGTTAAGCGCATCGATTTCCATTATCCAGCTAGTTCCGCCAAAGGAGCATTTCGCATTATCCGGGGTCATGGTTACGAAGATAACCCGACCATTTCGAAGTAAGGCTTGGGTTACAACCCGCTCACCTGCAGCAACATTGGGTGGTGTCAATAAATCCATGTACCAGCCTTTCTTTGTTGGATCTCCGGCAACATTGCTATCATTTTTGGATGTGACTCGTACGGAAAAATCACCGGCAGTGCCTTCAGCGAGGATAGACTGTTGCACTAACGTAGCACGTGTGGCATTTGGCGAGCTGGTGCCACAGTTAGTGTTACTGCCGGCCGCTTTTACGCAGGGATCTTTTATACCGTAAAAGGTTTGAGTTTGGGGCGATGCTGGGACTGTATTATCCCCAGTTTCAAAAAACTTACCGGTGCCGAAATAAACTAAAATGCCGGACGTTGGATGAAGACCGGCCTGTGGCTTGGCGGTGATGGGTTGGACGGCGTTGGAACTGTCTTTTGCTATAAAAAGTGGCTGGGGAGTGGAGCCGCTTTTAAAGGCCACGTCCCAGTTCCCTGGAGTACTGCTGCTAACGTCGAATTTCCATAAGTTACCTCTCAAATCCCCTGCATAGATCGCATCCACAATCCGGTCGCCGTTTATATCAACTGTAATCGGTGTCGATAGACCGTTTGGAGTGGAGGTGCTGCCTGTTTCGGTACTGATTGATTTGATGATGGCCCCCGTTTTTATGTTAACGATATAAAGTACGGCTTTTTGGTTAACGCTGTTGTAACCGTTCCCGAATACTGCTGCAAAGTTACCATCAGCCATTCTTACTATAGAGGCTTGTCCGAGTATATTTCCCAAATGATTGGTGAAGCCGTAACGAAAATTGCTGGAGCTACCAGTTAATACGTCGGACAAATCAGATGAAACCGGTGCGGAAGCCGGGTTAATCTCCCAAAGCACTCTGCTTGCCGCAAAAGCTGTTTCGGGGGTTGCATAAGTATCGTCGCTTGGGTCAAGAAAGGTGACGTCTAGCGCAAACAGCCCTTTACCGCCCGCACCGAATGTTTCGACTAATACCGTACGCCAATCATTGTCGTTATCGCCATCGGCATCGAAGTAAGCGTCTGTGGCAATAGGTGAACCGTCAACAAAATATTTATGTTGGCCACTACTCGTATATGCTGGGGATGTAAATGCTGCAAGATTTGGCAATATGGTATGTGGAACATAAGCAAATATTTCGTTGCCGTTGCCCGTGCCCGTAACATTGGCATTGAAAACGTGCAGCATCCCATCGTTACCGCCAATTGCGACCATGGGCGTTCTGGCTTGACGTTGCGAACTGTTATAAAAAGTAAGGTAGTCGCTGCCCTCGGTACTGGGTAGTACATCGAAACCAAAATTCCGATCGCTACTAATGAACCAAGGGTCTGAATTGATCAAGTCACCTAACAGGGCGTTTGTGCCAGTGCGTTTCCTCAAGGAACCCGAGGGCTGTTCGTTAGTTTGGTCGCCTCTTAAGTAGTCGACTTGATTTTCGGTAAGTAAGGCTTGTTGCGTTGCGTTTAAATTGGACCATAAAAAGGCAATACCGGGGGCAGTATTGCTAGGATTGTAGCTGAAAATATTTCGATTATTGATACCCTGGGTCGTAACCCGTTGACCGGCGTCCCATGTTGGATTGCTCGCGACACTACCGTTGGCAGTGATATTAAAAGCCAACAGTTGACCAGTCCAGTCGCCGCTGTTGAACTTAGCTTGGTAAACCACAGAATTCGTATCCAAGCGGGTGGAATTGGTGGTTACCGCGGCGGAGGAGCCGGATTTGATCAGAACTTCATTCAATATAGTGTCCAGAGCGCTCTCAAGTAATGCGGGGTTAGAGGCTCTGAAGAAGCTGTCAGGTACCCCGTCGTTATCTTTATCCCAAGATTGATCCGCCGGGGTGTCCGGTTGATCTGGATCAATGGTATCGAATCCGCCGTATTTAGCTGTATACCATAATGGATTTTCAAGCAAATTTGCGTTCGTGGTACCTTGGGTGTACGAGCTTGTGGCAGGGCTGGTTACGCTACCGGGTAACGCATCACCCAGATTGAAGTTTGCACCGCCAGGACGTAGGATTGGAAGAGTTATACCGTCATTTGTAGTCCCGGTTATGGTGTAACCGAAACGCAATGTATGTCCCGCGTTGGCTTGTAACGCCGACGCCTGCACTTTTATGGTTGTATCTCCAGCGCTTGGCGCCGCATTATTGGTCGCTCCTGGAGTGCAACTTGAGCCAACGCAGAATTTTAGTCCCGCTATGCCATCCATATCGTAATCATTACCCCAAGTAGAATCCTCCCAATTAACTTTTAAGCTACCGGAAACCAGCTTACCGCTAGTGTACGTGAGGCTTTCAACCGTTAGATCCGTCATGCTGCAGATTCGCCAGCCGCTAGTGACGGCCGTTGCAGTAGAGCTTGAGTTTGCCTCGCATGCCGGAAGCAATGAAACCTTGCCGCTACCGACTGGAATTTCAAATTTAGGCAGGCTTTCTGCCAATGCCACGCTGTATGTAGTGACATTTTGTTTGTTGTCGCGATCGGTGCGTAGGTCGTGGGTACGCGCGTAGTAGGCTAAACCGGCAATATTGTACGTACCTTCCAAACTCGGGACTTCTGGGCAAATACCCGACACGGACGCTAAATTAGCGACTGATTTGGCGGTACACTGCTTGTCGTTAACTGTACCGTTGCTGCCGACCAAGTAATTGCCGCTAATATTTTCCGCAGTTCCAACGGCGTTTGTTTCAGAACTTACGTCAATACCTAAATCGTTACTTAGGTCGTCTCCATCAAATGAATTTAGCCCGGTCGACAAGGTGATGATCGAGTTAGTTGCGCACCATTCGGTTGCAGGCATCGGGTCTACCCAACTTACCTGCGGCAACGAACTGATGAAACCGGAGTCGTCCGTTGCAAAATTGGGCGTGGTTTTTCCCGCTAGGTAGCGTAAAGATTCAAGATAAGTCTCGCTCAACGGGTTTCCCCACTCCACGCATTGACCGTTGTTAAAGCTCAGTATTCCGGGGCTGTTACATGAGTTTTGATAAACGTGGTTCGAAAAGTCGTAGCTGCTGATTCTGAATCGATTTAGTGCGTTGATAATCCCTTCATCGGTAGAGCCCTGATTTAGAAATTGGCCGTTACCGCTATCAATTTCATTTTTACTGCTAGTGGCATTGCCAAACATTTGGTTAAGATTGCGGCGTAATACGCCCCCCGATTTATTTTTGTTCCAGCTACCCGTCATGAGGCCGAAATAAACAGGTTTACTAGCTTCTGCATATTTTTGTAATAAGCCAGTGGGCTTATTGGAAGTTCCATAGGCCTTGCAATTGGATTCTTCTAGACCGGACACACATACTTTGACTCTGACATTGAGACCAGTGTCTGAATTAGCGCTGACTAAATTTTGACTA
This sequence is a window from Methylomonas methanica MC09. Protein-coding genes within it:
- a CDS encoding HD domain-containing phosphohydrolase is translated as MKKLRFSIRLTVVSIFVLATILTAAVAIGLQYHFSRQMAVDGALGQYRLTAAGTRDYLAAIDGKAGQSTAILARFPELVKSNRINAEAREVFAEVMRANPLLYAIYVGFSDGNFYELVNLDASPLVRSQLKALPDDRWVVISVETDKDGRFRGFAYYDDAFNLRTSRRERNDYDPRERPWYRQAVAGSVEKTPPYLFQHLQAPGQTYSTVIPSTQAVLAVDIALSSLSDYLSKLPLSNDGEMYIYQQGGEIVATNRISNGAKQLAATAVPLSEPQKQYLADLGKVRISNEMDWPPIDYAVSGEPKGYAVDLIRLLADMTGLHIEFINGYTWPELLDMFKNGELDILQPVVPTSANRELGLLSRPILRLPDALVTRDDVAAVTRLDELNGKVLAIPAGWSTIRTLREAYPNITLLETGSTRESLEAVISGKAFATLDAAAILRYTANQYFIEHLRFNEHFEKTDLALPEELTLLIDKGHTELASILDQALAAIPPAQIRMLEAKWFGQRKAEETDNDLAVVPYAQLLPRAETDNSGDRFFKTDINGKEHFVYITRLNPQGGRPEYFAAVVPAAKVLAESLHKVMISLLVSIACLLLLLPVSWLFASPIVRPIKSLARENDKIKHRHFDEVAVADSIIIEIDELSHSIVDMAAAIQQHEREQKALMEAIIRLIAQAIDEKSPYTAGHCARVPVLALMLAEAAEHAASGPFKDFHFNSEDELREYRIAAWLHDCGKITTPEHIVDKATKLEVIYNRIHEIRTRFEVLWRDAEIEYLTAPSVEAARIRDKKQTRLQDDFAFIAQTNIGGEYMADSDIERLQEISRQTWLRHFDDRLGLSANELQRYPTNKSPLPAVEPLLGDKPEHLLPRLRERTFDPKLGIRMEIPELLSNQGELYNLSVSRGTLTAEDRFKINAHMISTIKMLESLPFPKDLAKVPRYASTHHETLIGTGYPRCLGDADLSIPERILAIADIFEALTAADRPYKEPKPLSEALGIMRRMVDERHIDAEVFDLFLTSGVYLDYGKRFLRPEQLDCPDVSRFLSKPGS
- a CDS encoding citrate synthase; this encodes MANDTLLIKHSGTGKQVEYPLLKSTLGADTVEIRNLYRDLGCFTHDPGFVATASCTSKITYIDGDNGILLYRGYPIEQLAEHCEFTEVAYLLMHGELPNERELLDFDLEISDRAIIHESLRKFFDGFHYDAHPMAMLVGVVGSLSAFYHSEMNIKDPVQRLRAATRMIGKMPTIAAASYRHSVGRPFVYPRMDLNYCENFLNMMFSRSSQNYIDQDHYIDQDFVKALNLLFILHADHEQNASTSTVRLAASTGANPYACVAAGIAALWGPAHGGANEAVLNMLAEIGSVDNVPKYIAKAKDSEDPFRLMGFGHRVYKNFDPRATIIRKTCHEVLSKTQTNDPLFELALAVEEHALKDEYFIEKKLYPNVDFYSGIIYKALGIPVDMFTVMFAIARTSGWVAHWLEMMEEASTPISRPRQLYVGPAQRDLAAIKNR
- a CDS encoding DUF1674 domain-containing protein — encoded protein: MSTLQMTDQNAPETDKRSTILEDQDAPRVEQHQVVTELNGPKGPEPTRYGDWERKGRCVDF
- the sdhC gene encoding succinate dehydrogenase, cytochrome b556 subunit; amino-acid sequence: MSANRPLSPHLQVYRLPLTGLISITHRMTGVLLSMGLVLFVYVLFAIAAGEATYLAMQDFMSFWLFKLVYWGFIYSLFFHLCHGTRHLIWDVGKTFDRATLDKYALIELACSAGLTVVTFLLL
- the sdhD gene encoding succinate dehydrogenase, hydrophobic membrane anchor protein, with the protein product MDFKLLLAKSADCFSVHNATGHFWYQRVTALALIPLSVWLLLLLDKALSAPYADTVAWLTSPINALAIVAWTAAVIFHAALGVQVVIEDYVSTLSIRHLAIRVTNLIFLGLGIAALVAIFFILMDR